The Faecalibacterium prausnitzii genome includes a window with the following:
- a CDS encoding DUF975 family protein, whose protein sequence is MKVSADYRMLALDALRGKWKTAVLTGIAASALGATIVSSSNSAVSNSNQAKDIHFELFSQPNGGRLLAVLLAGIVLWAVLQLIVGGAVQLGYAHFNLNLVDGNDAAISDLFSQKDRLWDGFCMKFLQGLYIALWSLLLVIPGIVKTYSYAMTPYIMSEHPSLTANEAITESRRIMNGNKWRLFCLDFSFIGWELLCSVPLYAEGFLVLKYFTGSEALAISLVLLLTIPLSIGFFFVHPYEEAAWATFYRDITAAPTEPDEAY, encoded by the coding sequence ATGAAAGTATCTGCCGACTATCGTATGCTCGCTCTCGATGCCCTGCGCGGAAAATGGAAAACTGCTGTTTTGACAGGTATTGCCGCCAGTGCGCTCGGTGCTACCATTGTGAGCAGTTCCAACAGTGCCGTATCCAATTCCAATCAGGCAAAGGACATCCATTTTGAACTGTTCTCCCAGCCCAACGGCGGTCGGCTGCTTGCTGTTCTGCTTGCCGGCATTGTTCTGTGGGCAGTCCTCCAACTGATCGTGGGCGGTGCAGTTCAACTGGGATATGCTCATTTTAATCTGAACCTTGTAGATGGAAATGATGCTGCCATCTCGGACTTGTTCTCTCAGAAAGACCGTCTGTGGGATGGCTTCTGCATGAAATTCCTGCAGGGTCTGTACATCGCCCTCTGGTCGCTGCTGTTGGTGATTCCGGGAATCGTGAAAACATACAGCTATGCGATGACACCTTACATCATGTCCGAGCATCCTTCGCTGACCGCAAATGAAGCGATCACAGAATCCCGGCGGATCATGAATGGCAACAAATGGCGGCTGTTCTGTCTGGATTTCAGCTTCATTGGCTGGGAGCTGCTCTGTTCGGTGCCACTGTATGCCGAGGGTTTTCTGGTTCTCAAATATTTCACCGGTTCAGAGGCTCTGGCGATTTCTCTTGTTCTTCTGCTGACAATTCCATTGAGCATTGGCTTCTTTTTTGTACACCCCTATGAGGAAGCTGCATGGGCTACTTTCTACCGCGATATTACCGCAGCACCTACCGAACCGGATGAAGCATATTGA
- a CDS encoding immunity 17 family protein: protein MNSEQITVFLQEHWYIASVLIGAVILIGATRNWNWLCDPTGTRDAHRHSRGYRRVVFFLLGVLLIVVSIWGFVLKLK, encoded by the coding sequence ATGAACAGCGAACAGATCACAGTATTTTTGCAAGAGCATTGGTATATTGCCTCGGTGCTCATCGGGGCCGTGATTTTAATTGGAGCGACCCGCAACTGGAACTGGCTCTGCGACCCCACTGGTACGCGGGATGCCCACCGCCACAGCAGAGGATACCGGCGGGTGGTGTTCTTTCTGTTGGGTGTTCTCCTGATTGTGGTGAGTATCTGGGGATTTGTGCTGAAATTGAAATAG
- a CDS encoding ankyrin repeat domain-containing protein, with translation MYQIAYIGRWETLPETAAAICDYDTSKLEVLLQGGLDLDVPIQLSEYIKLMPLEIAVFRNDVPMIHFLLEHGADPGLAEEQPLLLTAARCCGPEVVALFAGQAAKLSPKQKERAFQEVRWGNRPENILVLEQAGITVNKFGGEAFRAAVSEGNAKLAQLLLEKGADINYHKPDMVFPNASTPVTEAARSNNFSMVRWLVEQGANITLVDKYGDRPYSVAVQNKNQEMADYLKALEPEDWHNEQEKVRQLMPYKLPAKLVEYLKTGPLRLEFPEQEWVKWAELYPYMDVQEMTWKRKKLLSLMAKMDNYSDYLLLWSPRDKKLWYLDIEHKEFHPLAKWEEFIADPGKYLNGMIEGEFEE, from the coding sequence ATGTACCAAATTGCATATATTGGCCGCTGGGAGACCCTCCCGGAAACGGCTGCCGCCATTTGTGACTATGACACTTCCAAGCTGGAGGTACTGCTCCAGGGCGGTCTGGATTTAGATGTTCCCATCCAGCTCAGCGAATATATCAAGCTGATGCCGCTGGAGATCGCGGTTTTTCGGAATGATGTGCCCATGATCCACTTCCTGCTGGAGCATGGAGCTGATCCCGGTCTGGCAGAGGAACAGCCCCTGCTGCTCACTGCCGCCCGCTGTTGTGGGCCGGAGGTGGTGGCGCTCTTTGCTGGACAGGCCGCAAAACTCAGCCCGAAGCAGAAAGAGCGGGCCTTCCAGGAAGTGCGCTGGGGCAATCGTCCGGAGAATATCCTGGTGCTAGAGCAAGCCGGGATCACAGTGAACAAGTTTGGCGGCGAGGCATTCCGGGCCGCTGTGTCTGAGGGCAATGCCAAACTTGCCCAGCTGCTTCTGGAAAAAGGGGCAGACATCAATTACCACAAGCCGGACATGGTGTTTCCGAACGCCTCTACCCCTGTCACCGAGGCCGCCCGCTCCAACAATTTCTCCATGGTGCGCTGGCTGGTGGAACAGGGAGCGAATATCACCCTTGTTGACAAATACGGCGACCGGCCTTACAGTGTGGCAGTTCAAAACAAGAATCAAGAGATGGCCGACTACCTGAAGGCGCTGGAGCCGGAGGACTGGCACAACGAACAAGAAAAGGTCCGGCAGCTTATGCCCTACAAGCTGCCTGCCAAGTTGGTGGAATACTTGAAAACCGGCCCCCTGCGTTTGGAATTCCCGGAGCAGGAATGGGTGAAATGGGCGGAGCTGTACCCCTACATGGATGTACAGGAGATGACCTGGAAACGGAAAAAGTTGCTCTCCCTTATGGCGAAAATGGACAATTACAGCGACTATCTGCTGCTGTGGAGCCCCAGGGACAAAAAGCTGTGGTATCTGGACATTGAGCATAAGGAGTTTCATCCGTTAGCCAAATGGGAGGAATTTATTGCTGATCCCGGAAAATATCTCAATGGAATGATTGAGGGCGAGTTTGAGGAATAA
- a CDS encoding DUF6892 domain-containing protein, which translates to MPDWAQIIDDALDILKFDGAVQDTLAELREKWGAQVPALLDERFDAVGVQYMKLSHEKGAAALGQELSAFGWALYNLDDEDEYLFALIPEEERSEWERYCKKQGQYCHLMKQQGRKWGDHAKEQDPGKLMPCEEYILQDEYDYFFNSLAGDFAAGEWKNQDAEEWKNGCVADLRQRPPQVIRSHSLPHLGCLTYSPEHELYAASRAAGSGTIGRALLSKNPATLNWAEPSPIGYDGPPQTLCWADHSLWAGDPTNATRIELTDRGTCQDVKNWPLPEDGWSTKYHCGIVTDGLGRVYFSNEWYKGQIYRWENGKVTKHTFSLDGYDHLSEAVPVPGTGRITMIHAVSGKWRMEECLLELDMDTGRCRIAPLPGMGEGLKLRWFTGDWLLVQGNGEILSDDFAQLINRNTREVLRIRPGMFGGENMQHIGILTDGTVVIVTRRDRVGPVFRYPIDFWGFLRTANKPKKLEWREYKEVYPNLPFFLPSKTTERKIIIKKDSLTILGSVFTPPFTLSQLAEKLGPARIVLQNGTRKSPITGRESPYTQALALWDELGLQGWLDEDEQTIKTLGVRVAAQGEYAVRQTFDGTVWIGSKDYREASWKDFAGFAHTLKLGGFTVYTRLPGPVSEEQSAQKAKLEALSAMVQISWKEPEQKAAKAQKYKLSKPTEPVLTFTSFNFKLAVMEVLMYEKGLLAPKLDAHEFAREYSRRKIDIDAEGYEPIPEIRKWLEKYPVPERLAPEVTEIEMDGGSEIYTQLCPFWDGEDGAFDLNTITEAELRQFPNLKHITLMSSKPEQVLPVLERCGIKVDLL; encoded by the coding sequence ATGCCAGACTGGGCACAAATCATAGATGATGCCTTGGACATTCTGAAATTTGATGGAGCCGTACAGGACACTCTGGCGGAACTGCGAGAAAAATGGGGCGCGCAGGTCCCGGCGCTGCTGGATGAACGCTTTGATGCCGTTGGCGTTCAGTATATGAAGCTATCCCATGAAAAAGGGGCGGCGGCATTGGGGCAGGAGCTGTCTGCCTTCGGCTGGGCACTGTATAACTTGGACGATGAGGACGAGTATCTGTTTGCCTTAATCCCAGAAGAAGAACGCAGCGAATGGGAACGCTACTGCAAAAAGCAGGGGCAATATTGCCACCTGATGAAACAGCAAGGGCGAAAATGGGGCGACCATGCCAAGGAGCAGGACCCTGGGAAGCTGATGCCCTGCGAGGAATACATACTTCAGGATGAGTACGATTATTTCTTCAACTCCCTGGCGGGTGATTTTGCGGCGGGCGAATGGAAAAACCAGGATGCAGAAGAATGGAAAAACGGCTGTGTGGCCGATCTGCGCCAGCGTCCGCCGCAAGTAATCCGCTCCCACAGCTTGCCGCACCTTGGGTGCCTTACCTATTCCCCGGAACATGAACTATATGCTGCATCGAGGGCCGCTGGCAGCGGGACGATTGGCCGGGCATTACTGAGCAAGAATCCAGCCACGCTCAACTGGGCCGAACCGTCCCCCATTGGATATGACGGTCCACCCCAGACCCTGTGCTGGGCTGACCATTCCCTCTGGGCGGGTGATCCCACCAACGCTACACGGATTGAACTCACCGACCGGGGCACCTGTCAGGATGTGAAAAACTGGCCCCTGCCGGAAGATGGATGGAGCACCAAATACCATTGTGGCATCGTGACAGACGGGCTGGGCCGGGTCTACTTTTCCAACGAGTGGTACAAGGGGCAGATTTACCGCTGGGAAAACGGCAAGGTAACAAAACACACCTTCTCTCTGGACGGATACGACCATCTCTCCGAGGCCGTTCCCGTTCCCGGCACAGGCCGCATTACCATGATCCACGCAGTCAGTGGCAAGTGGCGGATGGAAGAATGCCTGCTGGAACTGGATATGGACACCGGGCGGTGCCGAATTGCCCCCCTGCCTGGAATGGGCGAGGGGCTGAAACTTCGCTGGTTTACCGGGGACTGGCTGCTGGTGCAGGGAAACGGCGAGATCCTCTCCGATGACTTTGCCCAGCTCATCAATAGGAACACCCGTGAAGTGCTGCGTATCCGTCCGGGAATGTTCGGCGGGGAGAACATGCAGCACATTGGAATACTCACCGATGGCACGGTGGTCATCGTCACCCGGCGGGATAGGGTTGGGCCGGTATTTCGTTATCCCATCGACTTCTGGGGCTTCCTTCGGACGGCAAACAAGCCCAAAAAGCTGGAATGGCGAGAGTACAAAGAAGTATACCCGAATCTGCCCTTCTTTCTACCGTCCAAGACCACGGAGCGAAAAATTATTATCAAAAAAGACAGCCTGACCATCCTGGGGTCGGTGTTTACGCCGCCGTTTACCCTGTCGCAGCTGGCGGAAAAATTGGGGCCTGCCCGCATTGTCCTGCAAAATGGAACACGGAAAAGCCCCATTACAGGCCGAGAGAGTCCCTATACCCAGGCACTTGCTTTGTGGGACGAGCTTGGACTCCAGGGCTGGTTAGATGAAGATGAGCAGACCATCAAAACCCTTGGTGTCCGGGTAGCGGCACAGGGAGAGTATGCGGTTCGGCAGACATTTGACGGAACGGTTTGGATCGGGTCCAAGGACTACCGGGAGGCCAGTTGGAAGGATTTCGCCGGATTTGCCCATACCCTCAAATTAGGCGGCTTTACCGTTTATACCCGCTTGCCGGGTCCTGTTTCAGAGGAGCAGTCAGCGCAGAAAGCAAAGCTGGAGGCCCTCTCCGCCATGGTGCAGATCAGCTGGAAAGAGCCAGAGCAAAAGGCAGCGAAAGCGCAGAAATACAAGTTATCCAAGCCGACTGAACCAGTGCTCACCTTTACCAGCTTCAACTTCAAGCTGGCGGTCATGGAAGTCCTGATGTACGAGAAAGGCTTACTGGCTCCTAAACTGGATGCCCATGAGTTTGCCAGAGAGTATAGCCGACGCAAGATCGACATTGACGCGGAAGGGTATGAACCCATCCCAGAGATTCGGAAGTGGCTGGAGAAATACCCTGTCCCGGAGCGGTTGGCCCCGGAGGTCACAGAAATCGAGATGGATGGCGGCAGCGAGATTTATACCCAGCTCTGTCCGTTCTGGGATGGCGAGGATGGAGCCTTTGATCTTAATACCATTACGGAGGCGGAACTGCGCCAGTTCCCCAATCTCAAACATATTACCCTCATGTCCTCCAAGCCGGAACAGGTGCTGCCCGTTCTGGAACGGTGCGGTATCAAGGTAGACTTGCTGTGA
- a CDS encoding NTF2 fold immunity protein, with product MEWPKRARTADWENGVLTLDGEKKFDIPELTTEIMERLAGYTLVGFHVKGYPVTDELLAPFAGHKSMVNFGVENSALTDACFPVFSAMSKLRILLLTGNSGIDGSGLSALQSCKLDLLALDHTGLDDAGLLQAASIPKLSHIWIDHTAVTYEGLLAVAGNNYIKPVVHVQFTKEQMEHFSQFQREKAKKPVQLDEQAASECRRVLSAFFAEMTEWEQYMEQAGFEDPEAVPRLLAIWEKYVSEKPRPGYLPLDLSYSAQGTYKGEEFLDAEQITKNKLYIYTREKNTSFDRRFLMKRVGEGWMIDAVQERLDGWQRTGL from the coding sequence ATGGAATGGCCAAAGCGGGCACGAACAGCGGATTGGGAAAACGGTGTCCTAACTTTAGATGGAGAAAAGAAATTTGATATTCCGGAGCTGACCACAGAGATCATGGAACGGCTGGCCGGTTACACCCTGGTGGGATTCCATGTGAAAGGGTATCCGGTGACGGATGAACTGCTTGCCCCCTTTGCCGGGCATAAAAGTATGGTCAACTTCGGCGTGGAGAACAGCGCCCTTACCGACGCCTGTTTCCCCGTTTTTTCCGCCATGTCCAAGCTGCGCATCCTGCTGCTGACCGGGAACTCCGGAATCGACGGAAGCGGCCTGTCCGCCCTGCAAAGCTGTAAGCTGGACCTGCTGGCCCTTGACCACACTGGGCTGGATGATGCCGGTCTGCTCCAGGCGGCTTCCATCCCCAAGCTATCCCATATCTGGATCGACCATACTGCTGTCACTTATGAGGGCTTGCTGGCTGTCGCCGGCAACAACTACATCAAGCCGGTGGTCCATGTGCAGTTCACCAAGGAGCAAATGGAACACTTCTCTCAGTTCCAGCGAGAAAAGGCCAAAAAGCCCGTCCAGCTGGATGAGCAGGCAGCGTCGGAATGCCGCAGGGTGTTGTCTGCCTTCTTTGCCGAGATGACAGAATGGGAGCAGTACATGGAGCAGGCTGGGTTTGAAGATCCCGAGGCTGTGCCCCGCCTGCTGGCGATCTGGGAGAAGTATGTGAGCGAAAAGCCCCGTCCGGGCTATCTGCCTCTGGACCTCTCATACAGTGCCCAGGGCACCTACAAGGGGGAAGAATTCCTTGACGCGGAACAGATCACTAAGAACAAGCTCTACATCTACACCAGAGAGAAAAATACCAGCTTTGACCGCCGCTTTCTCATGAAGCGCGTGGGCGAGGGTTGGATGATTGACGCGGTGCAGGAGCGGCTGGACGGCTGGCAACGGACAGGATTGTAA
- a CDS encoding suppressor of fused domain protein yields the protein MKPIPTEDGKGDHDMDILKQCQKWHEEDKHQKIVDALEAISAEERTPEMDMELARAYNNLADSSEPEGRKLLHQALELMQSHEEELGDTHSWNFRMGYAYYYLDQEGRALRHFEKALELHPGDDPKLNTRQDMEELIDSCKKGISLPQFWECFRERTENWWETFAEMEAELRQMMDEDKDHTRGAEIVAQMEETLNLVFDEISFEMGFNGEKYELILTPEGDKVKLFELVYFQKHAPKEVLEHWNILVGRQPFQNIGLRTNDGWEISGDDVQIWLEEQGENSFAISAYCEKLLPMLRDEEGRAWWMLTTFTDQVLGEIPHMRYIDSFDVLEEPKAEPSFLLSQLPDKLREQGLELSTDPEAYLESYLGYKMEPKQDPDADWRLDVMAGSTCCVPLINGYLNADNDFMDDLHADGAVAGFFCYPLDTLREEEGSQKIFDFRDKLEEVLTGGDGSEVLTLTGGATGLYCGYVDFIAWDIQEALNMAKEFFEGTDIPWAIFHTFRREAGSVSLKQQDDGTETENQDDELDETLTGMDYIPYTQQNAEVFFAQLEQWNDEDEYTRCIQALNAIPENWRNYRTAYALARALENYAIIGDHDEGTLKSKGDKALLRAIEVLESVREEGQDKAEWNMRMAYGYQYLYGQEEKAIPYAQRWAELDPEDENAPAVIRECKAEIRKRQRSRKKKAKFVPGDTPFEGFDLTNFWDDNWYALKEYVSDPPSDELIASVEEELGYKLPAAYIWLMKQHNGGIPVNTCYPCDEPTCWADDHVAITGIFGIGREKSCSLCGELGSQFMIDEWEYPAIGVAICDCPSAGHDMIFLDYRACGPQGEPAVVHVDQENDYKITHLADSFEEFIRGLEHESLYDPDEDAEGLEDDADEEETDHKGSFAGSVLLSKAEWDKEQLIRDLREEWGIVDEEPDEGDEDVENSDDAVVMRVGNMMLIVTLFHGHIPDNEAEINAENNYMWPEAVEVAKAHKAHIMVAVLGEEEKLLERGKLFTKAMAVCCKQKYATGVYTSGVVFEPRFYEGLADMLKEDELPIFNWVWFGLYRSEGGLNGYTYGMDVFGKEEMEVLNTDAEPEELRDFLASLASYVLACDVTLQDGETIGFSADDKHTITRSPGVSLPEEQMTLKIGYEPIKGDPEDDSCDHSDNDDTQDEEEFSNPEVYTEEEMEAVEGHIEQYFGKFENVFHELVSPDIHVDICVVPPSEERDYCTLVTMGMGAHRMNVPEELAEYKLERAELAIALPADWKLDQESMKDEKWYWPIRLLKSLARLPIASDTWLGFGHTMDNEEDFAKDTKLCAAILTGPQDTEDGSEVCTLPGGEEVNFYQVIPLYRDELEYKLAHDADALLGKMNGISFVVEPDRQDAITRGTLSNDDFDGEMDDASYHIESIEEKELPIDPINAYNHMAIYLRWCMENDLMGEDFLKEYSEVTKQVKADPANVDLREFIRDELDGCLFSVLFNQQGRAFAGYYYGEGDSPYYPADIDDYALKYFGPSRYHSNEFQQEAYLFIPFDEKYYQTMAQVIEERFENWQGQDFDEDTLEPSEVAQAIMEYLDCECTYFPSMADDDPIMSAYSYAQRLGVREGFVPVLIQADDETLLECLVMNADPEHDADCYEFDLKTVEEYRKKMLSAPIKDGKAVLEELTGQRKEEAEDDDLDWEEEVLGEMEGGEPNDRFANYWNDDTGMTYPLILAKIPVKDPWEIFAYLPFGNWNECPDTPDLMAVAKYWFEQHGAIPAAMSHDELEFELPTPISKERAMEVAVEQYGFCPDLDQNEDGSIGSLADVLWQSTVWYFWWD from the coding sequence GTGAAACCTATCCCTACCGAAGATGGAAAAGGAGATCATGATATGGATATTTTGAAGCAGTGCCAGAAGTGGCATGAGGAGGACAAACACCAGAAAATCGTTGACGCACTGGAGGCAATCTCTGCCGAGGAGCGTACCCCGGAAATGGATATGGAGCTGGCCCGCGCCTACAACAATCTGGCGGACTCCAGCGAGCCGGAGGGAAGGAAGCTGCTTCACCAGGCACTGGAACTGATGCAGTCCCATGAGGAGGAACTGGGAGATACTCATTCCTGGAATTTCCGTATGGGGTATGCCTATTATTATCTGGATCAGGAGGGCCGCGCTCTGCGGCATTTTGAAAAAGCTCTGGAACTGCATCCCGGTGATGATCCTAAGCTCAACACCCGACAGGACATGGAGGAACTAATTGACTCGTGCAAAAAGGGTATTTCTCTGCCGCAGTTCTGGGAGTGCTTCCGGGAACGGACAGAGAACTGGTGGGAAACCTTTGCCGAGATGGAAGCAGAGCTGCGCCAGATGATGGACGAGGACAAAGATCACACCCGCGGTGCGGAGATCGTGGCCCAAATGGAGGAAACCCTGAATTTGGTTTTTGACGAGATTTCCTTCGAGATGGGCTTCAACGGCGAGAAGTACGAGCTGATCCTCACTCCGGAGGGTGACAAGGTCAAGCTGTTTGAGCTGGTCTACTTCCAGAAGCACGCTCCCAAGGAGGTGCTGGAGCACTGGAACATCCTGGTGGGCCGTCAACCTTTTCAAAACATCGGTCTGCGAACCAATGATGGCTGGGAGATTTCCGGGGATGATGTGCAGATCTGGCTGGAGGAGCAGGGTGAAAACAGCTTCGCCATCTCCGCCTACTGTGAAAAGCTGCTGCCTATGCTCCGGGATGAGGAAGGCCGGGCCTGGTGGATGCTCACCACCTTCACCGACCAAGTGCTGGGCGAGATCCCCCACATGAGATACATAGACAGCTTTGATGTGCTGGAGGAACCCAAGGCAGAGCCGTCCTTCCTCCTGTCCCAGCTGCCCGACAAACTGCGGGAGCAGGGCCTGGAGCTCTCCACCGACCCGGAAGCCTATCTGGAGAGCTACCTTGGTTACAAAATGGAACCCAAACAGGACCCGGACGCCGATTGGCGGCTGGATGTAATGGCCGGTTCCACCTGCTGTGTGCCGCTCATCAACGGCTATCTGAATGCCGACAATGATTTTATGGACGATCTCCATGCCGACGGCGCGGTGGCGGGCTTCTTCTGCTATCCCCTGGATACCCTGCGGGAGGAGGAAGGCAGTCAGAAAATTTTCGACTTCCGGGACAAGCTGGAGGAAGTGCTCACCGGCGGGGATGGTTCGGAAGTGCTCACTCTCACCGGCGGGGCTACCGGCCTCTACTGTGGCTATGTGGACTTCATCGCCTGGGACATCCAAGAGGCGCTGAACATGGCGAAAGAGTTCTTTGAAGGCACGGACATCCCATGGGCCATCTTCCACACCTTCCGCCGTGAAGCCGGTTCTGTATCCCTAAAGCAACAAGATGATGGGACAGAAACTGAGAATCAGGATGACGAGTTGGACGAAACGCTGACGGGCATGGACTATATTCCTTACACCCAACAGAACGCCGAAGTATTCTTCGCTCAGCTGGAGCAGTGGAACGACGAAGACGAGTACACCCGCTGTATCCAGGCACTGAATGCCATCCCGGAGAACTGGAGGAACTACCGCACCGCCTACGCCCTGGCCCGTGCACTGGAGAACTACGCCATCATCGGGGACCATGACGAAGGTACTTTGAAATCCAAGGGAGACAAAGCCCTTCTGAGGGCCATTGAGGTGCTGGAGTCCGTCCGGGAGGAAGGCCAGGACAAGGCGGAGTGGAATATGCGGATGGCCTATGGCTATCAGTATCTCTACGGCCAGGAGGAAAAGGCCATTCCCTACGCTCAGCGGTGGGCAGAGTTGGACCCGGAGGATGAAAATGCCCCGGCAGTAATTCGGGAGTGTAAGGCGGAGATCCGGAAACGCCAGCGCAGCCGGAAGAAGAAGGCCAAATTCGTGCCCGGTGATACTCCATTTGAGGGCTTCGACCTCACCAACTTCTGGGATGATAATTGGTATGCACTGAAAGAATATGTCAGTGATCCGCCTTCCGATGAGCTGATTGCCAGCGTGGAGGAGGAACTGGGCTACAAGCTGCCCGCTGCCTACATCTGGCTGATGAAGCAGCACAACGGCGGCATTCCGGTGAACACCTGCTATCCCTGCGATGAACCTACCTGCTGGGCAGATGACCATGTGGCCATCACCGGCATTTTCGGCATCGGACGAGAAAAGAGCTGCTCCCTCTGTGGAGAGCTGGGCAGCCAGTTTATGATCGATGAGTGGGAGTATCCTGCCATCGGTGTGGCCATCTGCGACTGTCCAAGCGCCGGACACGATATGATTTTCCTGGACTACCGGGCTTGCGGTCCCCAGGGAGAGCCTGCGGTAGTCCATGTGGATCAGGAAAATGACTATAAAATTACCCATCTGGCAGATAGCTTTGAGGAATTTATCCGCGGACTGGAGCATGAATCCCTCTATGATCCGGATGAAGATGCAGAGGGTCTTGAGGATGACGCCGACGAGGAGGAAACCGACCATAAGGGTTCCTTTGCCGGATCTGTGCTCCTCTCCAAAGCAGAGTGGGACAAGGAGCAGTTGATTCGAGATCTGCGGGAAGAATGGGGTATCGTAGATGAGGAGCCGGATGAGGGCGACGAAGATGTTGAGAACAGCGATGACGCTGTGGTAATGCGGGTCGGCAATATGATGCTGATCGTGACACTATTCCACGGTCACATCCCGGACAATGAAGCAGAGATCAACGCCGAAAACAACTATATGTGGCCAGAGGCCGTAGAGGTGGCCAAAGCGCACAAGGCCCATATCATGGTGGCTGTGTTGGGCGAGGAGGAAAAACTGCTGGAACGGGGTAAGCTGTTCACTAAGGCGATGGCAGTGTGCTGCAAGCAGAAATATGCCACCGGTGTCTACACCAGCGGCGTGGTATTTGAGCCTCGTTTCTATGAGGGCCTTGCCGATATGCTCAAAGAGGACGAACTGCCCATCTTCAACTGGGTTTGGTTCGGCCTGTACCGGAGCGAGGGGGGCCTAAACGGCTACACCTACGGCATGGATGTGTTTGGCAAGGAGGAAATGGAGGTGTTGAACACCGACGCTGAGCCGGAGGAACTGCGGGACTTTTTGGCCAGCCTTGCCTCCTATGTGCTGGCGTGTGATGTGACACTGCAAGACGGCGAGACCATCGGTTTTTCTGCGGACGATAAGCACACCATCACCCGCAGCCCCGGCGTCTCCCTGCCGGAGGAACAGATGACCCTGAAGATCGGTTACGAGCCTATAAAGGGAGATCCGGAGGATGACAGCTGCGACCACTCAGACAATGATGACACGCAGGATGAGGAAGAATTCAGTAATCCCGAAGTCTACACCGAGGAGGAGATGGAAGCCGTCGAGGGGCACATTGAGCAGTATTTCGGCAAGTTCGAGAATGTGTTCCATGAGCTGGTTTCTCCCGACATCCATGTGGACATCTGCGTGGTGCCGCCCTCTGAGGAGCGGGACTACTGCACCCTGGTCACCATGGGCATGGGCGCTCACCGGATGAATGTGCCGGAGGAACTGGCGGAATATAAGCTGGAGCGGGCGGAGCTGGCCATTGCCCTGCCTGCGGACTGGAAGCTGGATCAGGAGTCCATGAAAGACGAAAAGTGGTACTGGCCCATCCGCCTGCTGAAATCCTTGGCCCGCCTTCCCATTGCCAGCGATACCTGGCTGGGCTTCGGCCATACCATGGACAATGAGGAGGATTTTGCAAAGGACACAAAGCTGTGCGCCGCCATTCTGACTGGTCCCCAGGATACCGAAGATGGCAGCGAGGTCTGCACTCTGCCGGGCGGCGAGGAGGTCAACTTCTATCAGGTGATTCCTCTCTACCGGGATGAATTGGAATATAAGCTGGCCCATGACGCGGACGCCCTGCTGGGCAAAATGAACGGCATCAGCTTTGTGGTGGAGCCTGATCGTCAGGATGCTATCACCCGTGGCACCCTTTCCAATGATGATTTTGACGGTGAGATGGACGATGCTTCCTATCATATCGAGAGCATTGAGGAGAAGGAACTGCCTATTGACCCCATCAATGCTTATAACCACATGGCCATCTACCTGCGCTGGTGTATGGAGAACGACCTGATGGGCGAGGACTTCTTGAAAGAATACAGCGAAGTGACCAAACAGGTCAAAGCTGATCCTGCCAATGTGGATCTGAGGGAGTTTATCCGGGATGAGCTGGACGGCTGTCTGTTCTCTGTGCTGTTCAATCAGCAAGGCCGTGCCTTTGCAGGCTATTACTACGGAGAGGGCGACAGCCCCTACTATCCTGCCGACATTGATGACTATGCCCTGAAATATTTTGGTCCGTCCCGATACCACTCCAATGAATTTCAACAGGAGGCATACTTATTCATCCCATTTGATGAGAAATACTATCAGACCATGGCTCAAGTGATTGAGGAACGCTTTGAAAACTGGCAGGGACAGGACTTCGACGAGGACACGCTGGAGCCTTCCGAGGTTGCTCAGGCCATCATGGAGTATCTGGACTGCGAGTGTACCTATTTCCCATCCATGGCAGATGATGACCCCATCATGTCGGCATACAGCTACGCCCAGCGGCTGGGGGTACGGGAGGGCTTTGTTCCCGTACTTATCCAGGCGGATGATGAAACGCTGTTGGAATGTCTGGTAATGAACGCCGACCCGGAGCATGATGCGGACTGCTATGAATTTGACCTCAAAACGGTAGAGGAGTACCGGAAGAAGATGCTCTCCGCTCCCATCAAGGACGGAAAGGCGGTTTTGGAGGAATTGACCGGCCAGCGCAAGGAAGAAGCCGAGGACGATGATCTGGACTGGGAGGAGGAAGTCCTGGGCGAGATGGAGGGCGGAGAACCCAACGACCGCTTCGCAAACTATTGGAACGATGATACCGGAATGACATATCCGCTCATTCTGGCTAAAATTCCGGTAAAGGACCCCTGGGAGATCTTCGCCTACCTGCCCTTTGGAAATTGGAATGAGTGTCCCGACACACCGGACCTGATGGCAGTGGCGAAATACTGGTTCGAGCAACATGGTGCCATCCCTGCCGCCATGAGCCACGATGAATTGGAGTTTGAACTTCCAACTCCGATCTCCAAGGAAAGAGCTATGGAGGTGGCTGTGGAGCAATATGGTTTCTGCCCAGATCTGGATCAGAATGAGGATGGAAGCATTGGCTCCTTGGCAGATGTCCTGTGGCAGTCCACCGTCTGGTATTTCTGGTGGGATTGA